The following are encoded together in the Pedobacter sp. D749 genome:
- a CDS encoding ring-cleaving dioxygenase — protein MNNNILGLHHITAIAGSAQQNFDFYTKTLGLRLVKKTVNFDDPGTYHLYYGDETGSAGTILTFFPWDGIGQGTEGVGMATEIGYSVPAGSHQFWLERFGAANVKTKEITERFGEQVLAFKDPDGLSLSLIVPKTADIRTPWETAEVKKDTATKGFHSTTLTLQSIDETAKILTDLFGYRLLAQEENRYRFITDTVANAAIVDLLEVPAGHRGRNAAGTNHHVAFRVKNEDIQMELREQILSKNLQITPKIDRDYFYSLYFREPGGVLFEIATENPGFTVDEPLNELGTHLMLPGQHEHLRGDLEKVLPKLT, from the coding sequence ATGAATAACAACATTTTAGGTTTGCATCACATTACGGCGATAGCCGGCAGTGCACAGCAAAATTTCGATTTTTATACCAAAACACTAGGCTTAAGGTTGGTGAAAAAGACGGTTAATTTTGATGACCCGGGTACTTACCACCTTTATTATGGCGATGAAACCGGATCGGCGGGAACGATCCTAACCTTTTTTCCATGGGATGGAATTGGACAGGGAACTGAAGGGGTGGGTATGGCAACAGAAATTGGCTACTCAGTACCTGCGGGAAGTCATCAATTCTGGTTAGAAAGATTTGGGGCGGCAAACGTTAAAACAAAAGAAATTACGGAGCGTTTCGGCGAGCAGGTGCTGGCTTTTAAAGATCCGGATGGTTTATCACTAAGTTTGATAGTACCTAAAACAGCAGATATAAGGACGCCCTGGGAAACTGCTGAGGTTAAAAAAGATACCGCGACTAAAGGTTTTCACAGTACCACTTTAACTTTGCAAAGTATCGATGAAACGGCAAAAATACTCACCGATTTGTTTGGCTACCGTTTATTGGCTCAGGAAGAAAACCGATATCGCTTTATTACCGATACCGTAGCAAATGCGGCCATTGTTGATCTGTTGGAAGTGCCAGCTGGACACAGGGGAAGAAATGCTGCCGGTACAAACCATCATGTTGCGTTCCGTGTTAAAAATGAGGATATTCAAATGGAATTAAGGGAGCAGATTCTGAGTAAAAATTTACAGATTACCCCAAAAATTGACCGGGATTATTTTTATTCCTTATATTTTCGTGAACCAGGAGGCGTGCTTTTCGAAATTGCGACCGAAAACCCTGGTTTTACTGTTGATGAGCCTTTAAATGAATTGGGTACACATTTAATGTTGCCGGGCCAACACGAACATTTACGCGGTGATTTAGAAAAAGTACTTCCAAAACTAACTTAG
- a CDS encoding GNAT family N-acetyltransferase: protein MAQVKLNIQEGEPSSFDIYDEDGKAGEMIFDIKDNDLTVYHTEVDTAKEGKGYAKMLLDAMVAYVRDNKLMVIPMCPYVHIQFKRHEDLYRDIWNKVNEEE, encoded by the coding sequence ATGGCACAAGTAAAATTAAACATTCAGGAGGGCGAACCAAGTTCGTTCGATATTTATGATGAAGACGGAAAAGCTGGCGAAATGATTTTCGACATCAAGGATAACGATTTAACCGTTTACCACACCGAAGTAGACACGGCAAAAGAAGGAAAAGGTTATGCGAAAATGTTGCTTGATGCGATGGTTGCCTATGTTCGCGACAACAAATTGATGGTCATCCCGATGTGCCCATACGTGCACATCCAGTTTAAGCGGCACGAAGATTTATACCGGGATATCTGGAACAAAGTAAATGAAGAAGAATAG
- a CDS encoding histidine kinase dimerization/phosphoacceptor domain -containing protein, whose product MLISPVLAKGQGIRTKEEVEAAEIKLRRLGQTESKVDLWIDLGTYYLNLPGELKADLARAMQLREQAFALASKIEYPKGIAGSMVLKGNIIRESGDKVLGTKIFEQAIAYASKFNLKEQLAEAYSAMGNLFGNEGAELDKKIAYNEKSLVLYRQVGNKLEEANSLKNLGDYYNIKGQPAYAIKLMDTSLAVYRSVGFKELQGVYNNMCITNISLGNFSEALKYGLLAEKTADQLADTSLQRSSINNHLGLTYYYLRNDQKALDYWLRAKNIAERYKDAGYMQTIIANVATIYVRMKRFEEGIAELKELIKKYPPTDTQMKLRIPYILFNTYYDIQQYGKAEPYFKTLIKFHHDLPKDDPNQIYLYRSIIRKLIHEKQFVAADGYLKEHEKQSLQQKNLLALSQLHRLWFDVDSALNKPWSAVAHYKTYKRLTDSIWNNDKNKQISGLEIEFQTEKKDKDIALLSQKNQLQKVTIENEGRLRYIFIGGLFIALMFVGLIYNRYRIKRRSNLVLEQKQNEINAQNELLRKILNEKEWLLREIHHRVKNNLQIVISLLNTQSAYLDNEDALVAIRNSQNRMHAMSLIHQKLYQSDNLAEIDMKWYIKELVDYMIECFDTDKKIQFILETEAIKLDVAQAVPLGLILNEAISNVIKYAFPVDEKGKVHISFLVIEDEICELKVADTGIGLPEGFVPENTESLGMSLMTGLTEQLNGEIKMWNDNGLVLDVIFKRHNELITENSELLINKN is encoded by the coding sequence ATTAGGACGAAAGAGGAAGTAGAAGCTGCTGAAATTAAACTCCGCAGGCTTGGCCAAACCGAAAGTAAAGTCGATTTATGGATCGATTTGGGCACCTATTACCTCAATTTACCAGGCGAATTAAAAGCCGACCTTGCCAGGGCGATGCAACTCCGCGAACAGGCTTTTGCATTAGCCAGCAAGATCGAATATCCCAAAGGAATTGCCGGGAGTATGGTACTTAAAGGCAATATCATTCGCGAATCGGGAGATAAGGTTTTAGGAACAAAAATTTTTGAACAGGCAATTGCTTACGCTTCAAAGTTTAACCTGAAAGAGCAATTGGCAGAAGCATATTCGGCCATGGGTAATCTTTTCGGCAATGAAGGAGCAGAGCTCGACAAGAAAATTGCATATAACGAGAAATCCCTGGTCTTATACCGTCAGGTTGGAAATAAACTAGAAGAAGCCAATTCGCTCAAAAATCTTGGCGATTATTACAACATCAAAGGGCAGCCAGCCTATGCCATAAAACTAATGGATACTTCACTTGCCGTTTACAGGTCTGTTGGTTTTAAAGAACTGCAAGGGGTTTACAATAATATGTGTATCACCAATATAAGTCTCGGTAATTTTTCGGAAGCCTTAAAGTACGGATTATTGGCCGAGAAAACTGCTGATCAACTGGCCGATACAAGTTTGCAAAGAAGTTCTATAAACAACCATTTGGGTTTAACTTATTATTACCTGCGGAACGACCAGAAAGCGTTGGATTATTGGTTAAGGGCAAAAAACATCGCTGAGCGTTACAAAGACGCGGGTTATATGCAGACCATTATTGCCAATGTAGCCACCATTTATGTTCGCATGAAAAGGTTTGAAGAGGGGATAGCTGAGTTGAAAGAACTGATTAAAAAATATCCGCCAACTGATACCCAGATGAAATTACGCATTCCATACATTTTATTTAACACTTACTATGATATTCAGCAATATGGAAAGGCCGAGCCTTATTTCAAAACTTTAATCAAATTCCACCATGATTTGCCAAAAGATGATCCGAATCAAATCTATCTATACCGGAGTATCATCAGGAAACTGATTCACGAGAAACAGTTTGTAGCTGCCGATGGCTATTTAAAAGAACATGAAAAACAAAGTTTGCAGCAGAAAAACTTATTGGCCCTTTCGCAGTTGCACCGGCTTTGGTTTGATGTGGATTCGGCACTGAATAAGCCCTGGTCGGCAGTGGCGCACTATAAAACCTATAAAAGATTAACTGATTCTATCTGGAACAACGACAAGAACAAACAGATCTCGGGTCTGGAAATCGAATTTCAGACCGAAAAAAAAGATAAAGACATTGCATTGCTCAGCCAGAAAAACCAATTACAAAAAGTTACGATCGAAAATGAGGGCAGGTTGAGGTATATATTTATCGGAGGACTTTTTATCGCCCTTATGTTTGTGGGTTTGATTTATAACCGTTATCGAATAAAAAGACGCAGCAATCTTGTTTTAGAGCAAAAGCAGAACGAAATCAATGCGCAGAACGAACTGCTCAGGAAAATACTCAACGAGAAAGAATGGCTTTTGCGCGAAATCCATCACCGGGTTAAAAACAATCTCCAGATTGTTATCAGCCTGCTTAATACCCAATCGGCTTACCTGGATAATGAAGATGCTTTAGTGGCCATCAGAAATAGCCAGAACCGCATGCATGCCATGTCGCTCATCCATCAGAAACTTTACCAATCTGATAATTTGGCGGAAATTGACATGAAATGGTACATCAAAGAACTGGTCGATTACATGATCGAATGTTTTGATACCGATAAGAAAATCCAGTTCATCCTGGAAACAGAGGCGATTAAACTGGATGTTGCACAGGCTGTTCCCCTTGGCTTGATCCTGAACGAGGCCATTAGTAATGTGATTAAATATGCTTTTCCAGTTGATGAAAAAGGTAAGGTCCATATTTCCTTCCTGGTTATCGAAGACGAGATCTGCGAACTTAAAGTTGCAGATACCGGGATTGGTTTGCCGGAAGGCTTTGTTCCTGAAAATACAGAATCACTCGGAATGAGCCTGATGACCGGCCTCACTGAACAGCTAAACGGCGAGATAAAAATGTGGAATGATAATGGTCTCGTGCTCGATGTCATCTTTAAACGTCACAACGAATTAATTACAGAAAACTCAGAATTATTAATAAATAAAAATTAA
- a CDS encoding D-2-hydroxyacid dehydrogenase family protein, which yields MSKYKIAILDDYQDVAKSFVDWTVLAEYADIKVFTDHLHGADEIVERLKHFEIICVMRERTPLTAALLMQLPELKLIVSTGARNRSIDVAAAEKLQIEVHNTGYLGHGALELTWALLMAIAKHIPQENANLRAGGWQHLVGNDLKGKTLGILGLGNLGAQVAAVAKVFDMDVIAWSENLTPEKAVAGGARYVDKKTLFQESDYLTVHMVLSDRSKGIVGAEDLALMKPTAYLINTSRGPLVDEKALIKSLEENKIAGAALDVFDKEPLDDNHPFRKLNNVLATPHIGYVTQDTYNLFFNDIVKALMDWLPKHLKN from the coding sequence ATGTCAAAATATAAAATTGCAATACTTGATGATTATCAGGATGTAGCGAAATCATTTGTTGATTGGACTGTACTTGCCGAATATGCCGATATTAAAGTATTTACCGATCATCTTCATGGAGCGGATGAAATTGTAGAACGTTTGAAACACTTTGAAATCATTTGCGTGATGCGCGAGCGTACTCCTTTAACGGCTGCTTTACTGATGCAACTGCCTGAGCTAAAACTGATCGTTTCTACAGGTGCCAGAAATCGGTCTATTGATGTTGCTGCTGCTGAAAAATTACAAATAGAAGTACACAATACCGGCTATTTAGGTCATGGCGCTTTAGAGCTTACCTGGGCTTTATTGATGGCCATAGCGAAACACATTCCGCAAGAAAATGCCAATCTGCGTGCTGGTGGTTGGCAGCATTTGGTGGGTAACGATTTAAAAGGGAAGACCTTGGGCATATTGGGACTTGGGAATTTGGGTGCGCAGGTTGCGGCAGTAGCAAAAGTTTTCGATATGGATGTCATTGCCTGGAGTGAAAACTTAACACCCGAAAAAGCGGTAGCTGGCGGCGCCAGATATGTAGACAAAAAAACTTTATTTCAGGAATCTGATTATTTAACGGTTCATATGGTGTTGAGCGATAGGAGTAAAGGTATTGTGGGTGCCGAAGACCTGGCACTAATGAAGCCAACCGCCTACCTGATCAATACCTCAAGGGGACCATTGGTTGATGAAAAAGCACTGATCAAAAGCCTGGAAGAAAATAAGATCGCCGGCGCGGCTTTAGATGTTTTTGATAAAGAGCCGCTTGATGATAATCACCCTTTTAGAAAGCTGAACAACGTATTGGCTACGCCACATATTGGCTACGTTACACAGGATACCTACAATCTTTTTTTTAACGATATTGTTAAGGCTTTAATGGACTGGCTGCCAAAACATCTAAAAAATTAA
- a CDS encoding TMEM175 family protein, with protein sequence MEKETGRIEAFSDGVFAIAVTLLVLDLHVPELEDGNTPAYLFEALKMQWPGYIAFIISFFSIFIIWVNHHKVFKQIYKRNTGLMFANGLILFLVSLVSFPSALLARFFLTDSKQLSVTIYTGLFVLINLAFNLLWQQATSDKKLLRPGISDAAVKQLRNNYLYGFPTYLAAFMVSFYYPDLALSICILLWIFWAASSKKIDFSETPAL encoded by the coding sequence ATGGAAAAGGAAACGGGTAGAATTGAAGCTTTTAGTGATGGCGTTTTTGCAATTGCTGTTACGCTCCTGGTACTCGATCTTCACGTTCCCGAACTGGAGGATGGCAATACACCCGCATACTTATTTGAAGCACTAAAAATGCAGTGGCCGGGTTATATTGCCTTTATCATCTCATTTTTCAGTATTTTCATCATCTGGGTAAATCACCATAAAGTTTTTAAACAGATATACAAACGAAACACAGGGCTAATGTTTGCCAACGGGCTCATTTTATTCCTGGTTTCGCTTGTTTCTTTTCCCAGCGCTTTATTGGCCAGGTTTTTTTTAACAGATTCCAAGCAGCTTTCAGTGACCATTTACACCGGTTTATTTGTTTTAATTAACCTGGCTTTTAACCTGCTGTGGCAACAGGCTACCTCAGATAAAAAATTATTGCGCCCCGGAATCAGTGATGCCGCTGTCAAGCAACTCCGAAACAACTACCTTTATGGTTTTCCAACTTATTTAGCCGCTTTTATGGTGTCGTTCTATTATCCGGATTTAGCCTTAAGCATTTGTATTCTACTTTGGATATTCTGGGCAGCATCATCAAAGAAAATTGACTTTTCCGAAACGCCAGCTTTGTAA
- a CDS encoding alpha/beta hydrolase: MKKNSEMKEIIKAGKSFDQAEKVLIMIHGRGGTAQDILSMAEYLNVSNFALVAPQAEKNTWYPQSFLAPRAANEPSLSTALNAIKETVLGLEKEGFSKEQIYFLGFSQGACLTLDYVAGNAARYGGVVAFTGGLIGEKVDHRNYHGDFDGTPIFIGSSDPDMHVPVSRVKESTVLLEEMGAQVTEIIYENMGHTISQAEITQVNKLIFKD, translated from the coding sequence ATGAAGAAGAATAGCGAAATGAAAGAAATTATAAAAGCAGGAAAAAGCTTTGATCAAGCCGAAAAAGTGCTGATCATGATCCATGGTCGTGGCGGAACGGCGCAGGACATTTTATCAATGGCAGAATACCTTAACGTTTCAAATTTTGCATTGGTAGCCCCTCAAGCTGAAAAAAATACATGGTATCCACAGTCGTTTCTGGCTCCTCGGGCAGCCAATGAGCCTTCCTTATCGACTGCTTTAAATGCCATAAAAGAAACTGTGCTTGGTTTGGAAAAAGAAGGTTTTTCAAAAGAACAGATCTACTTTTTGGGTTTTTCGCAGGGTGCCTGCTTAACGCTCGATTATGTGGCTGGCAATGCAGCGCGTTATGGTGGCGTGGTGGCTTTTACCGGTGGCCTTATCGGCGAAAAGGTCGACCATCGCAATTATCATGGCGATTTTGACGGTACGCCGATATTTATTGGGAGCAGTGATCCCGATATGCATGTTCCCGTATCCAGGGTAAAGGAATCGACTGTTTTACTTGAAGAAATGGGCGCACAGGTTACTGAGATTATTTACGAAAATATGGGGCATACCATCAGCCAGGCAGAAATTACACAGGTGAATAAATTGATTTTTAAGGATTGA